The nucleotide sequence TCTATCATAGAGGTTAATCTTCTTTtaggtatttgagctccgactgcttaatcaacctgcaaaacagaacaccgttactcgttaagaggggaatgtgggggtttccctcttaaccaggctccggcgtgagaataagcgtctgctttgagagtaattaaatgtaaagagtgagagccaagagaatagaatgtttaacctgaggaatgaaggtctctatttatagtcGGAGAGGTAtaagaggttgtgggctgatgggccttgggccagaaacggacaacaacgaatatgctctttgcctcgctggcctcgactgcttagcggcttctagatgctcgtcggtgctggcgccccttgattggagccacgtgtcattgttgtcggccttgttgtccttctgtcatcagcagacgagtggagatcgtgggacagttgtctccgtcctctgattggtgccatgtaggcgtccttgtgtacttctcgtcaggcgatcgtggcgcacgattgaccagagcctgctagacgctcattggctccttttactgccacttgtaccttgtgtaccactgtaggtagccgcGCGCTTCCTTACCGAGtggattttgtttgatggcaactaacccgcgcggggctaGTGTGCTCATCTATACCATTGTTTTTATGCTAAGTGTTGGTATCTGGGTTTGTTATGTGACGTGAGTTGCGCGAGGCTGTATTATCAAGTTGTTAtgttaaggagtatggtctcacgtgcaacctgttatgaggtttgcgcgactttttgagaccataccccttcaagtccccccagtccagtgctgcaccatgcgcaacgcaagtggttggagtTCTGGACTTAATAAAAATAAGAGAAGGGGAAATAGTCCTTTTGGTCCTGACTTGTATGGCGCATGTATAATACTGATGTTCTTCATGCGCAGGCCCAAGGCAGGTGTTGGGTGATTTGTTATTGTGCCCTTTAGGCGCGCGAGATTATAGTAGGTTATATATATCTGGCGCGGCTCACGTAACTTCTATATGAAGTTTCTTGTGTGTTTTATGGCaggaaacttcgaaatttgaacttctgacaggttggtgagataagtcgctGAGAGCGACGcttgagttgacccctggcacggatgtcatcatgccgcctgcggcggttgcacttcatgtcaggagagtgggtgccacgcgcgcgtggtaaccgtcgtcCCTGCTTTTCCGCTCTACGTGGCAACTTCTCGTTGGTTGCCCTTGCGGCGAGtgcggcacggttacccatcgcattaaatgcgatgggtatatatatccgaataGAAAGGTGAGAGATTCACTTTCTCTTCGTTTCTTCTCCAATTTCCTCTCAAAAggtctttgaatcttcaaagtgttcttcatcttcttcaagatttcttcaaatcttcaaacttttCTTCGTTCTTTTTTCCAGATCCTTCTAAAATATGAGTGAGGAGCACCAAGAGGTTCCTGCTAGTGAGGAAGGACCGGTTCCAGTCCTTAGATGGGACTTAGGTCTATTCGAACAGATTGTTCGGAGCTTCAGATTCCCACCGGAGTGGGACgcccggtatccggctcagggccaAACCGCGGCTGATGCCCCACCTTGCTATATTACCCTTTATGAAGATTTCTTTCTTCAGGGTAATTTCCGGCTGCCGGCGACCAATTTTCTGGGTAGTATCCTTTCTTACTACAGGTTCCACATATCTCAGATGAGTCCACCTGGGATGGTGAGGGTGAGACACTTCGAGTTCTTATGTCAGTCTCATGGCATCGAGCCATCCGTAGACAAGTTTCGATCCTTTTACCAACTGCAAAGGACGATGGGGTTTTTTTCGTTTGCGAGCCGGGGTGCGGCGAAGAAGATCTTGTTGAATCCACCCAAGAGTTTCCATGATTGGAAACCCAAGTTCTTCTTCATCAGGGAAGAAGTTGTGCCGGTTGCTATGACCTTTAGGGAATGGACTGAGGCCATACCCAAGGAAGACCTAACGATCCCAAAAACGGCTTTGTGGTATCAGCAGCTGACCCCAACCCCGAACCGGGTGTTTGGGGAAAGTGTTCTAGTTGCAGCaaagatgagtgaccagtggtcacctaACAGCAGGGATGTTCCCGTGTTGAAGCTTGGCGATCAAGGTTAGTCGTTTCTCTGTCTTCTTTTTAAGTAGGATTTCTGTAATTATTACTTACGTATCTCCGTTTATAGAGGCGCAACTCTACCAAGCTGCTTTTTCTACTTTTGGAGGCTCCATGGGCGTTCGCCCATTGCGCGATGACGAGGaaagctggtatgaccagattagAGGAAACTTCATGTTTCCTGCTGCTGATGCTTTCGCTTCACCGCCAACCGCTACTGAAGGTGCGCAGTACCCTAAACCTCGTCCATTGCGCTCTGTGACTCTCGCTGGGAAAGAGactttctatctttccagcgatGAGTCTGTAGGTTCTTCCAGCGGCGAGCTAAGCTCTTGGTCtaaaatctttgcaggtgtgttgcgcgacctggggattgacccagaggagaaaaagaagaagcctgtgaagaagaagaagaaggcggAGCCGGAGGTGACCAGCAAGGGCACTGGCCCTAGTCGCGCAACAACTGCTGCTGgcaaaggtactcttcgccttcgtcAACGTGACTTGGATGATTATGTGATCATCAGTGACTCACATGAAGGTTTATCATATGCAGCTAAGGGAAAAACTGGTGCTGGTGGGTCAAAGAGTTCTGGAAGCGCGGGTTCTCGCAACCCTGAAGCTGGCGCGACTCCGTCTTTCCCAGAGGATGAAGAAGTGGAAGAGGAAGATGCTGCTGCCCAACTTATTGGGCGGAAGAGGGGTAGGAGCGAGGCTACGACTGCTGTCGCTTCCGCGCCTACATCTGTGGTGATACCTGTGATAGGGAAGACAAGCAGGCTGCGCTCGTTGTACCAATTTTCTCCTGGTATgctcttttcttctcttttctAAAAAACCTCTTTGCTTACATACACTTGCCTTATTTtgcagagatcaagaagaagacccctgaaaagGCGGTTACATTCAGTGAAGCTGGGGTAAAGAGGCCCAAGATAACCGTCAAGCCCACTGACACTGCAGCCCAGGACGCCGCGAAGGCGGCTGAGGCGCAGCGAAAGGTGGAGGAGGCGCGTAAGAAAGAAGAGGAGAAGAAGATTGCGgaggagaagaagaaaaaggaagaagagaAGAGGAAGGAGAAGGAGAGGAAAAGGAaggaggaagaagaaaagaagcgTAGGGCGGAGCAGGAGAGGTTGGCTGAAGTGGCGAGGAAGCAGGCCTTGGAGAAGGAGCTATCGGCGAAAAAGGCTATGGATCAGCCTCTTATACCTCCAGGTCCAGAGGTCAACAAACCAACCAACACCGGCCCTGTTACTACTTCTAAGGGTTCCAGCCGCTTCTCCTCAAGCGGCGCGAGCTCTGGTGGAGCTGGGGGTTATAACCCCAATGTGATAGGTGCGAAGGACACCGTTGGGGATATTTACTACAAGACTTACACCGAAGAAGAGCGTGGGGACGCTCCTCATCAAGCCCCCTGGAGTTTAAAACAGAAAGATACTTTCGTCGAGTTCAGCCCTGCGCGCGAGTGGTTCCTGAACTCTTTTACACCTGCTGAAGTCCATCGGCAAAGGGCGAAACCTCACGAAATGTTGTATCGTACTTATATTCTTGCGGAGGCCAACGCTCGTGCTGCCAACCATCAAATAGTTCGCGAATGGCGAACGATGGTTAGGGAGCGCGCCGACTGGGAGGCTTATCGCGAGCGTATGCTGAAACGTATTGCTGAATTCGAAAAGTCGAAAACCGCGTTTGGTGAGGAGAgagccaagtttgaggctgacAAGAAGGCTGAAGAATGGGGCCGCGAGGGGCTGCAGAAAAAACTTCACAATGTTGAggagcaactggccaaggagaaggctGAGTTCAAGCGTATATGCGCCCAAGACAACGATCGTGCTTATGCTCTACGACAGAAGATCGTTGATCTTGAGGCTAAAGTTGCGCACTTGACGTCAAAGGTGGAGGAAGCGCAGGGTGAAAAAgctgccaagcagcagatggaggttagttcTACTGATTCTCGCTCTTCCTTTTTTGTTTATGAGATTTCTTTAAGTCAATTCTCAAGGCGTTTGCCAATTTTTAGGTTGAGCTGACTGCAGCCAAGGTGCAATTGTCCAACAAGGACAAGGATCTCCATGCCAAGGACGTTGAGATAGCGGAACTCAAACGTCGCTTGAATGAGCAAATCGACAGATGCGAGTCTTTGGAGATTGACCTTGAGGCTGAGAAGGTCAAGGCTGCTGATgctgaggaggcgcgtgctgtGAGCACTGCCGCGCTGAATGTGGCCCAAACCAACTACTCTGAGGCTCAAGGTATCGTCGATACACTTGTCTCAGAAGCGGAGTGGATGCGCACTCATGGAGTAGTGTTGGTAAGTGCCTTATGCTTTTTTCTTAAGTTGATTTGAAGAGTTTTTCTTTAATGCTTATCTTTtgttgaaggttgccaactccatccTAAATGCGAACGAGCTAGATCGCGCCGTAGCGGCTCTGACAGATGCGGCGCGTGCGGTGGGTCATCGGGGAGGCTATCTGGAGTGTGCTGATCATGTTGAGCAAATGCTTGGGCAAGAATTTGATACAAGTCATTGCTCAGTGACAGAACATGCCGATGCTGCGCTGGCAAGTGCTGAAAATTCCTATGACAACCTCTCTTTGCCTATCATGGAGTTGGTTGTCGAATCGTTAaagaaagacgactggtgccAGCGTCTTAAGGCAATCCTCGATCCACCGGTTACCGTCGAGTTGTCCGACGAAGAGCCAGTCGGTGATGATGgcggtgatggtgatgatgatggcaatgatgatgatggtgaagatgacggagatgatggtgatgatcgtCGCGAAGAGTAGGAGAGTTTGTTGAGTAGGTAGTTGATAGGCATTTGTGCCTTTGTAATATCTTTGATATTCTTATGTATGATGCTGCGCGGTTGCGCAAGTTGTTAATGAAACATTTTGTTTTTTCCGTTGCAATTATTGCATTGTTAtaaaactttatgctaaattaGTTCGAATAAATGGAAGCGTTTTGTAAGTATTTAGGTGATCGtccggtctcgcgctttgtttgcggaggaccttggaggtggTTTGAACCGTCTTGAAATGCTGtagtgttttcgcgctaatcaaaagtttaacatgcatttgtaacgaaaaaatgtaatagaaaaaacatgtcgtatgttttcattcaagtcagAAGTTGGCTCTTAGGCCTTCATACATATTTGCCAGTGGCTCGTAGCCGGCGTAGTTAATTGAAAGATGGCGTAAGGCCGAAAAGAttacatatagcatttgcgcaattgttgcgcattccaagttcttggtaagatgtggccatctaagGTGCGTAATTTGTAGGCCCCCTTGCCCAGGACCTCATGGatcagatatgggccttcccacTTAGGTGCCAATTTCCCTGGGCGTTCCGCATTCGATGCTTCGTTGTCGCGAAAGACGTACTCCCCTGggttgaaggtacaaatgcggacccttgtgttgtagtacctttccagctgagttttgtacttggcctctcgGATTCTTGCGATTTCGCGTCTTTCTTCTAACAGGTCCAAGTCTAGGCGCCTTTCCGCTTCATTGTCAATTGTGTTGACCGTTGTCATGCGTGGCGAGGGCAGGCCAATCTCCGCCGGGAttaccgcctctgagccatagaccaggctgaaaggggtctcgccggtactcgtctttggcatggtccgatgagcccataaaatgcttgggagctcatcaacccatccgcgccgccttgtccctaatctggcctttatcccttcgacgatacatttgttcacactttccacttgtccgttgccttgtgGGTGTGCAACGGAGGTGAAAGTGTGTTCGatgttcatctccttcatccagtTCTTAAGATCGTCcgaagcaaagttggtgccattgtctgtcacgatcttgagcgggaggccaaatctgcatatgatgtgttcccatatgaacttgcgcacaatcatagctgtggtggatgcaagggctttggcttctacccactttgtgaagtagtcaacagctactatgatgaactttacggcgccgggtgcatccgggaagggtcccaccatgtcaattccccattgttggaagggccatgcggtggacaCGGGAATGAGATCGTTTTTAGGGCGCAGCGTTTTTGGAGAGTGTCTCTGGCAAGAGTCACATTTGCGGATCTCCTTCATTGCGTCGACATGCATACccggccagtagtaaccggcgctcatgatcttcgcgaTAACCATCCGTGGTCCGGAGTGAATGCCACAAATCCCTTCATGAATTTCCCTTATCAGATAATTTGCATCCTGGGGGTCCACGCAACGTAGTAGTGGTCCCaggaaggattttcggtacaGGATATCGCCATTCATTTCGTACTGTAaggctttgttttggatctttcTTGCTTCCGCTTTGTTCTCGGGAAGCACCCCCTCTTGCAAGTATTGGATGATGGGGGTCATCCATGATGTCTGCCCTGTTTCGATTACGTTAACTTGGCGCAGTAAAACCGATGTgttcttgagtacctctatccttacatccttGGCGAGATGTTGAAAGGAAGTCGAGGCAAGCTTGCTCAAAGCATCGGCAGGCTTGTTGTCTGAGCGATTAATGTGTATAACTTTGTGGGATTTGAATTGCTGTAGCAATTCTTTCGCTTGTTCCAGATATAAAGCCATGACTTCTCCCTTCGCGTCGTATATGCCATTTACTtgactggctatcaggagtgaatcaacatgtgcgcgcaagttttttgctcccatcttgatggcgaggcgtaagcctgccagaaaagCCTCGTACTCGGCTTcattgttggtgtttttgaagtcgagcttaatggcgtaagtaaactcgtgcTTTTCTGGGCTCACTAGACGTAAAcctgctcccgcgccatcttcatttgatgccccgtccgtgtaaagcatccaagtctCCTCTGTTGTATTTTCTTCGGGAGCCTCTATCATTTCACATTCCTTGATTTTATCagccggcacttctgtgatgaagtcggcgaggacctgccccttaatggctgggcgcggtcgatacaagatgttatggccgcccagttcaatggcccattttgctaacctGCCAGATGTCTCAGGCTTCTGCAGTATAGTGCCAATGTGGAAGTTTgtaagcacagttatcacatggcccgtgaagtatcggcgcagccttcgggaggcgtgtaatagcgcaagaaccagcttctccattgtggaatatcttgtttctgggtctgtgagtaccctgctgacgtaATAGATCGGGGTTTGCACACCGTTCCTGTCTACCAAcaatactgaccctactgccttatccgaggaggacaagtacagCACAAGGGGCTCTTTTTCAAATGGTGCCGTCAGCGTAGGGAGTTCGATCAGACAtgctttcatttgttgaaaagctgtttcggcttctggggtccatttgaactcttgctTCTTTACACAATTGCGCAGTGTACTGatgaagggatacgactttgcggcgtgattggagagaaaacgatttagcgcggccagccggccggctagtcgttgcatttccttgatGTTTCTCGGTGAGGGCATTCGTTCTATAGCCTGTACCTTctctggattcaccttgaaaccgccgtttgtgacaatgaagcccagaaacttcccttcttccatgccaaaggaacacttggctggatttaacttcatatttacgctgcgcaatgagttgaacgttttttcgatgtctttcaacatttggtcctcctcgggacttttcaccactagatcatcgatataaacctcaatatgctttccgatgtcacctgcgaaggttttgtccatcaagcgttgataCGTCGCGCCTGCGTTCTtcagaccaaaaggcatttttgtgtagcagaagattccaagatctgttctgaatgctgtcttgtcttcatcttctagtttcatctgcacttgatggtatcctttatagcaatccaaaaagcacttccatcggtatggcgcgagagaatctatttttttatcgatctcaggcaaggaatagcaatcctttgggcacgccttgttgagatcagtgtagtctacgcacatgcgccatccgccattTGATTTTTCGACCATCACGGGGTTCGCCACCCAACTCTGATATCTGACCTCTCGCAGGATCCCGGCTTTGAGCAGCTCACATACCTGCTCGTTCATTGCTTTTGTCTTGTCTGCCCCTAGGatgcgccttctttggacctttggctcgacagatgggtacgtgtttaagcaatgctcggtgatgttgcgcgggacaccggtcatgtctgccggcgtccaggcaaatatatccatgtttcgaaacagcaattgctttagacgtgttctgatgtctgacgaaatggcgtggccaattgtcacgGTCTGCTCGGGGTATTTTCGGTTTAAAACCCATTTCTCCGGCTCAGTCGTGGAGACCTTCGCCGCCTTTGTTGGGCGCAGCTCTTCAGTTGACATTACTTCTTTCTTGGCGTATATGATTGCTACTCCTGTTTTGGTTGGGAATCCTATTGCAGAATGAGGCGTTGACGTCACCATGTTTAGCTCGCCTTGTGTTTCCCTCCCAAGAAGTACATCATGCCTTGATTTCACTGGCATTACCATAaagttcacatttgttgttcttgagtgtttcccATCAGAAAGCGTGACGGGAAAACTGATCTGTCCGAGAGGAAAAATAATCTCGTTGCAAAATCcagacaaaggataatcgacAGGTTCGAGTCGCGCTTTATCCTCTTCATCCAGCTGATTAAAACATTGTTCATAAATGATGTCGGCAGTACTTCCCGGGTCTATGAATATGTAGTCAGTTTCATAATGCCCGAGTATGCCGGTGATGACCACAGGACGTGTGGCGCGAGGTCCGCCGCGCACTACTGGAAATACAACTTGCTGTTCTTGCCATGAAGGTTCATAAGGGCGTTTGCCTTTCTCTTTCGCGCTGTACctgggtccgttgaccatgtgagtc is from Helianthus annuus cultivar XRQ/B chromosome 9, HanXRQr2.0-SUNRISE, whole genome shotgun sequence and encodes:
- the LOC118481849 gene encoding uncharacterized protein LOC118481849 — encoded protein: MVNGPRYSAKEKGKRPYEPSWQEQQVVFPVVRGGPRATRPVVITGILGHYETDYIFIDPGSTADIIYEQCFNQLDEEDKARLEPVDYPLSGFCNEIIFPLGQISFPVTLSDGKHSRTTNVNFMVMPVKSRHDVLLGRETQGELNMVTSTPHSAIGFPTKTGVAIIYAKKEVMSTEELRPTKAAKVSKMGH